Within Elusimicrobiaceae bacterium, the genomic segment GCGCTTTCCGGCGAGGAGGACCGCGCCCGCGCTTTTACCGTGGGCGGGGTCGGCTATCTGCCAAAGCCGATTACAAAAAAGAAACTGCTGGAAGCCGTCAGCTACCATATCAAGAAGGCTGAAGAATGGCAGAAAATAGCGAAAAGCTCGGTTGACCAGAAACGGCAGGACGCTACCAAGCGGCTGGCCACCGACTTTGTTTCTTTCAAAGATTTTCTGATAGACCGGTTCGGCGTGACTGACTCGCAGGCCGGGCAGATCCTGCCTCTGCGGTGGGACGAGGTCTATTCGATTTCCCTTATCACGCATAACGACGAGCGCGCCATTTCGCGCGCCATGGCGGATTACACCGGCTACGAATATATCCCGATCATCAACCCTGACGATATCAAGCTGGGCATGCTGCCCATTTCGTTCTGCCGCAGCAACTCGGTGCTGATCATAAGCGAAGGCGTGAAAGATGACGACGACGAGGAACTGGTGTCCGCCGCCATCAGCAATCCGTTCAACACCGAGCTGACGGAACTGCTGCGCTCCAATATCTCCAGCCTGAGCCGGATTTTGGTGACGGAGCCGGAAAACATCCGCTCGCTGTTAAACCTTGATTCGGGCGAAGTGTCTTCGAACCTCACTATTGAAAGCGCGAAGGCCGCTTCACATATCGTGACCGGGGGGAACCCGGAAGATATTGAAAAAAAGCCCGTGCTCTATATTTCGGACCGGATTCTGGAGTCCGCAGTCAAGGAGCGCGCCAGCGATATTCATATAGAGCCGAAGGAAACCTCCGTCACGGTGCGTTTCCGCGTGGATGGCGATCTGCATGATTTTTTTAAATTGAAACCCATGACGGGCGCGATGGTGGTGTCGCGGTTCAAGGCTTTGTCCGGCATGGATATCAGCGACCGCCGGCGTCCGCAGGACGGGTCGTTCAAAATCATTGTAGAGCACCGGGAATATATACTGCGTCTGGCCACCACGTCAACGCTGTTCGGCGAAAGCCTGGTCGTGCGCGTTGTCGAGCCGGGCGCGAAAGCGGTCAGTCTTATCGAGCGCGGAATGAATCTGCGGCAGGAGCAGGATCTGATGGAACTGGCCCGCCGCAACAGCGGACTGATCATGATGGTCGGTCCCACCGGATCAGGTAAAACCACCACTATTTTCAGTTTGCTGGCCAATATGGACACGCAGTCCCGCAGCCTTATTTCCGTAGAAGACCCGATCGAATACCGCATTCCCAACGCCAAACAGCATCAGGTCAATGAAAAGGCCGGCGTTACGTTTGAGGCTTTGCTGAAATCTTCCGTCCGGCAGGATCCCGACATTCTGTTTATCGGCGAAATCCGCGACAAGGCGTCGGCTAAAATCGCCATTGATTTCGCCAGCACGGCGCATCTGGCAATTTCCACCATTCATACGCCCAACGCCACGAGCGCGATTTTCCGGCTGGAACGGCTGGGTATTGAACGGGACGTGCTGTCCGTCACCATTATAGGCATTGTGGCGCAGCGGCTGCTCAAGCGGCTGTGCCCGCATTGCCGCAAGCTCAAACCGATGAGTTCGGAGCAGATATCGTTTTTGAAACTTTTCAGCGACAAGGAAATCACCGAGTCGGCTCATCCGGTGGGCTGTTACCGCTGCAATAATACGGGGTATCTGGGCCGGATGGGCGTGTTCGAGATAATCAAATTCGACCCCGATATCACGGAGATGATCCGCAATGGCGTTACAATAAGCGAACTGCGCCGGATAATCGGCCAGCAGCGCAAGTACCAGCTGATAGGCGAAAGCGCTATCGAAAAACTGCAGAATTTCGAATGTTCGTTCCAGCAGGTTTACGACAAGATTCTGGTTGAAGAAATTATTTACCAGCCGGCGGTTTCGCCCGTCGAGGGACTGGCTTCGCTGGAACCGGAACAGCTTGACTACGAGGGCTATTCACCGCCGGAAGAGGGGCTGGCCGCGCCCGATCCGGGGGTGGTGATTCAGAAGGTGCTTTCGAACAAGGGCGGCGTTCCCGCCCGCAGGCAGGATGCTCCGGCCGCGCCGCAGTCGGATGAAAAACCGGCGCCCGAAAAGGCCGGAGCTCCCCAGTCCGACCCGCTGCCTGTGCAGCGGCAGCAGGAGGCTGACGGCAATGCCGCAGGCGCGCAGGCTGTTCCGGCTGCGGACACGCCCTTTGCGCCGCCTTCCGCGGTACCGCCTGCCGCACAGGCGCCCGTGGCGGCTACTCCGGTTGTCTTGCCGGGGCCGCTCGCCAGTCCGATAAAAGTGCCGGAGTTCGCCGCGCCTGTCACGATAGTGGGGCAGGACCAGATGACTTTCGCGCCGGCCCGCAAGTATGTCGAGCCGGGCGGCGGAGGAAATTCCGAGGCGCGCAAACCGTCGGTGCTGTTTGTGGACGACGACCCGGACATGCGGCTTTTAATCGGCCGTATTTTGCAGAATAACGGCTACGCCGTCACCGCTTCCACCGACGGGGCGGACGCGCTTTTCCATATCGCCAAGGAAAATTTCGACCTTATCATAGCCGATATCGAAATGCCTACGCTTAACGGGCTGGCTTTTGCGTCCATCATACAGGATAAAGGCATCAGGGTGCCGCTGATTTTTCTGACTTCGCATAACCGGCAGGAATCGGAAAGCAAGGCGTTTTCGCTGGGCGCGGAGGATTTTATCCAGAAGCCGGTTCAGAAGGAAGTGTTTCTGATGCGGATCGCCCGCGCGCTGCGCCGCCGGGTCGAAGCATGATTTCCCGGTTCGGTTCCTGAAAACAAAAACGCGCCGTTTTCACGGCGCGTTTTTTTTAATATCCGGCGATTTGCGGCGATCCGTTTCCTGCCCTGCGGCTGACCGGCCGGCCCTGCGGCGGAGTGAAAACAACTCAACCGCGCGCGGGTGGCAAACGGTTTCTTAAGGCGAAAGAACCAGCCCGGCAAACCGGAGGTGTCTTCATTTTTGCGTGAAGAAGGCGCTGAAAGCGCGCAGGCACCGGTCCGCCGAAGTGAATACCGCCAGCCCTTCCTTTGCCATCGCCTGCCGGTACGGTCCGTACAGATCGCCCGCCGCGGCGCAGAATGCCACGGGCGTTTTGTACCTGCGCGCCAGTTCGCCCAGTTTGGCCGGCAATCCGTCTTTCGAGCCGAATCCTTCGGACGGGATGCTTTTCATCACAACCGTCAGCGGTACCGGCGAGATAATCATGGCGTCGTACTCGCCGGAAGCGAGCACCGCTTCGGCGATGCCGGAAAGCACGAAATCAGGGCCCATGGGCGTAACGTCCATCGGATTATTCACATCAACAATGCCGTCAATCTTTCCCGCCCGCAGCAGCTCCGCAAGTTTGGCTTTCAACCCGTCCGACGGATAGACCGGTTTGAGATAACTGCCCGGTTTTATGTTGTCAGCCATCGCGGCGGATTCAAACCCGGCGTTGCTTAAAATAAACAGCCGGCCCGTGCCGCGCCCGTGCGCGGCGTAACCGGCGCACATCTGCGCGTAGTCTTCAAATTCCTCAAGTGTGTCGGCTACAAACGCGCCCGCCTGCTCCAGCAGGTATTTTGCCACCGTGAAACTGCCCGCGATCGAGGCGGTGTGGCCCATGACGGCTTTCTGGCCGGTGGGGGTTCTGCCCGCTTTGTAGACCGCCACTTTCTTGCCGTCTTTAACAGCTCCGGCCACGGTTTCAGCAAGCCGCAGCCCGTCGCCGGGTTTGAGCCCTTCCATATAAAGAAGGATCGCTTTTATCTCCGGATCCTGCGCGGCGGCGCGCGCGTAATCTGGCACGGTGACGTCCATCTGGTTGCCTACGGTAACGCAGTACTCGGGCCGGAACTCCGGGTATTTGCTGGTTACCGTAATGACAAAAGCGCCGCTCTGGCTTATGAACGCGGTTTTTGCGTGGCCGGGCGTGGAACCCAGCGGCGGCGTCATTTTTTCTTTCGGGATGAACAGCGTGTTCACTTTCGACGGGTTCGACACGATCCCCAGCGAATTGCCCCCGCTGAGCGCGAAATCGGGATTTATCTGCCGCGCTTTGGCGATCATTTCAAGCACTTCGTCCTTGACGCGTTCCGTGCCTTCTTTCTCGCCCATGCCGCCGCTGATAAGCACCAGCCCGTTGATCTTGCCCGATGCGCCCGCCTCCTCCAGCAGTTTCGGCACCGCCGCGCCCGGCACGGCGACCACAAGCATGTCAATCTGTTCGGGAAAATCCGCGCAGGAGCGATAGCATTTGACACCGTCAATCTCGCCGTTATAGTCTTTGAGAATATACAGGTGTTCTTTCGGAAAGCCCGCGCCGAATACGTTATTCAGAATTATGCGGGCCATATTCATCTTGCTTTCGCTTACGCCCGCAACCGCCACGGTCCCGGGTTTAAGCAGGGACCAGACTCCTTTTTCGGTCGGCACGTTGCGCGCGGGTTCCGCTTCGCCGGCCGGCTTGAACCGCAAAACGCCGTCGAGCGCGACGAGCCGCCCGCCGGAAACCGCAAGCGGATTGACTTCCACCTCGTCAATGATCCAGTCGCCGTGATTGCCGTCGAACCGGCGCATGAGCGCGGCGAACGCGGTGATCCACTCCGCTATGGCCTTGTCATCGGCGAGGCGTTTGCCGCCGCGCACTTCGCCGGCGGCGTATTTCCAGATCCAGGCCGATTTGACAAAGGCCTGTGTTTCATCGGGCGTGTTCAGCGCGTAGGCCGACGCGATCGCCGGCGAAGTGCCGGGTTTCAGCATTTTTGTCAGGCCTTCCGCGTCGGTTCCGCCGACTCCGAGCGTGAGAATCGGGCCGAAACCGGAGTCCATCCGCGCGCCGAGCATCAGTTCCTGCCCCAGCGCGAAAACGGCGTGCTCGACATATTCGGAAATCATTATGCCTTCCGCGTCAGGGAACTTCGCTTTCATTTCCGCCATTACGGCAACAGCGTCGGTTTTAGCGCAGATTCTCACGCCGCCCGATTCCGTTTTATGCAGGGTTTTGGCGGAGGAGATTTTTATGACCGCTTTTTCACCCGGCAGTCCGGCTATGAAACTGTCGCCGGTGTCCGACATCGGCAGCACCGCCTGTTTCGGCGTGCCGAGCCGCAGCGCGTTAAATACCGCATACACTTCCGCTTCGGAAAGCGAGCGGCGTCCTTCGCCGAACGCTTTGTCAAAAATTGCCGATACCGCTTTCATCATGCCTCCAGTTTGGCCGCGTGTTCCCGGCCCATGTCAAACGCGCGCAGATTCATTTCCACGACCGCCGCGCCTTTGGCGGCGAACACTTTTTCTATGCCTTTGCGGATTGCGGCGGGCTTGAGCCCGATGAAGTCCGCCGCCGCGCCCAATACCGCCACGTTCTGGGCGCGCGTGCTGCCGGCGTCTTTGGCCACGGCTTCCGCGTCTATGGTGTAAACGGTTCTGCCTGCGCGGCGCAGCTGGTCCAAAACAGTGTCCATGGCGGGATAGTCCGGGATGTTTTTTACCGGAGCAAGCGCGGTCACCACGGTTCCTGTTTCCGACAGGTAGTTCATTTTCCGCAAAGCCTCAAGCGGCTCCAGGCTTATCAGCAGGTCGGCCCGGCCTGTGGCGATAAGGTCGCAATGGATAGCTTTGTCCGACAGGCGGACCTGCGTTTCCACCGCGCCGCCGCGCTGGCTCATGCCGTGCACTTCGGACTGGCGGAAATTGAGGCCCTGTTCTATAGCCGCGTCCGCTATCATGACCGCCACCGCTATGGTGCCCTGCCCGCCCACTCCGGCCAGAATAATGTCTTTTTTCATGCTGTTCTCCGTTTCCCGATGATCTGGATGCATTCCCGCTCGGCGATGATAACGGACAGGCCGGCATAATCCAGCTCTGCGCCGATCAGCGCGGCGTTCTCCCCGCGTTTTGCGGGAAGCGGACTGATCTTTTTCAAATGCGCCGGATCAACGCCCAGCCCGGCCACTACGGAATGAAGTTTCGCGCCGTTGGCAAGGCTGTCCTGCGCGCCGGTCATGGCGGTGGTGCCGTTGTCGAGAATGATCAGTGTCATCGGCGTGTTTTCGCGTGCCGCGCCAAGCAGCGAGGTAAGCCCCGAATGTTCAAAGGTGCCGTCACCGAGCACGGCCACCGGGTACTTCAGCCCGCCCTGCGCCGCGCCCTTGGCCATGCCGACGCTAGCGCCCATCTCCACGCAGGAGTTTATGGCGTTAAGAGGGGGCAGCGCGCCGAGAGTGTAGCAGCCGATATCGGAAAAAACCCGCGCCGGCTGGCGCGTTTCAAGCGCGTCATTGAGTGCCGTGAACGTATCAATATGAGGACAGCCGGGGCACAGTTTCGGCGGACGAGCCGGGATAGTCACGGAAACCTGTTTTGTCTGCGGCTTCGCCGCGTTTAAGAACCGGGCGACGCAGTCTATGGCGCGGTCGGGGTCGAGCTCGCCTGTTTCGCCGATAAAGCCGTCCAGTCGTCCGCGCACGGCGGGCCCTGCGCCCGCAAGGCCGTTGATGCGTTCCTCAACGAACGGATAGCCGTCCTCGAACAGCATGACTTCGCTCTTGCCTTCAAGGAATTTCGCGAGCAGTTTCGGCGGGATCGGATGAAATCCCAGCCGCAGCACGTCTACGGCGATGCCGAGGATCTCAAAGGCTTCCATAATATAATTGTGTCCGGTGCCGCAGACGATTATGCCTTTGGTTTTGTCGGCCGGGTTCGCCGCGGGCTGGATTTTGTTCCAGCGGCAGTTTTCCGCGTATTCGCCCAGCCGTCTGTAGCGGTTGAGCGCGGCGGGGTAGAGCCGGCGCGCGTGCGCAGGCAGAATAACCCATTTGTCGGGATCGTCGGCTATGCCGAGCCCGTTATTTTCATCGGGGGGCTGGCAGGCCACCACCGCGCGGCTGTGCGCGATGCGGGTGACGAGCCGCATTAAAACGGGCGTCTCGAAATCTTCGCTGAGCTTGAACGCTTCGCGGGTCATATCGTATGCCTGCTGCTGTGTCGCGGGTTCGTAACAGGGCACCTTTGCGAAAGAGGCGTAGTAGCGGCTGTCCTGCTCATCCTGAGAGGAATGCATGCCGGGATCATCGGCCACGGCGGCTATCAGCCCGCCGTGCGCCCCGATCACGCCGGAACAGACGAATGGATCCGCCGCGACGTTAAGCCCCACATGTTTCATCGTCACGATCGCGCGTTTGCCTACATAGGACATGCCGAGCGCTTCCTCGAACGCCACTTTTTCGTTGCCGGACCATATGGCGCTGTAGCCGTATTCCGACGCGTGTTTTTCAAGATATTCGAAAATTTCCGTTGACGGCGTGCCCGGGTATCCGAACGCGCCTCCCAAACCAGCGTCGGCGGCCGCCTGACCGACCGCTTCATCGCCCAGCAAAAGCATTTTTTTCATTTGCGCTCCGTACCTGTCCATTCCTGATTTCGATAATACCCAGCTTAACTGATTTTACCTTGCGCGCAAGGCTTTGGCATTGTTTTGCGTCAATAATGCCCGCGCCCAGGCTCAGGCAGTCGCTTGCGGCCGCGCCGAGCGCGAATTCCGCGCATTTGCGCCGGGTTTTCCCGGCGGCGAACGAGTACAGCAGGCCCGCCATGCACGAATCGCCGGCGCCGACCGGCGTTACAACGGTGACGGGCGGCGGGCAGAATTTCCATAACTGGCCGTCTGAAACAGCCAGTGTCGGGCCCGGGCCGTCGGTCACCATGATATGGCGGGTGCCATTTTTGCTGGCTTGCGCGTATAGCACGCCCAGATTTTCAGCAGTGAACGGGCGCCGCGCCATGAATTCGAATTCTTCGCGGTTAATCCTGATGAGGTCGGGCCCGGCCTTCACAATGGCGCGCAGCGGCGCGCCGCTGGTGTCTGCCGCGCACGCTATGTTTTTTGTTCTGGCTATGGCGATAAGCTGATTGAAAAACGATACCGGCAGGCCGGGCATCAGCCGGCCGCAGAAGGCCGCGAGATCACAATTGCCGAGCGCGGCGGTGTAGCGGCGCACAAAAAGATCGCGTGCCTGCCGCGGCACGGGCGAGCCTTCTTCGTTGAAATCCGTGGAAACGCCGTTTGTGTCCGCTATTGAATAGCAGACCCGGCTTTCGCCCGGCGAAAAAGGCACGCAGATGGAATTGAATCCATCTTTTGTCAGCACTTCCGTTATCCACCTGCCGTTATGTCCGGCCACAAAGCCCATGAGCGCCGCCGGCGCGCCAAGCGTCTGCAGGGCGCGTGCCACATTGACGCCTTTTCCGCCGGGCATGGTTTTCACGTTTTTCATACGGTAGACCCGGCCCCGCTCCAAAGAATCTATCACGGCGGTTTTGTCTATCGCGAAATTGAGATTGACCACAAGAATCCTTTTCATGTTTTCAAATTTAGCATTTTTTGCGAACAGCCACATTCGCACGCCGGTTAATATTTTGTAATATTGCAATTAGATTATATTGCGGGAACGTGATTCTTATGCTCTTGAAAAAAAATAAAATATTTCCGCTGGTACTGTGCGGCTTTATGGCTGTTTTCGCGGCGTGCGCCTCATCCGGAAAGAAACCCGATAACGGGGTTAACTTCATTCCGTCGCTGGAGCGGGCGCTGGAAATAATGGGCCAGACAAAAGGCGGACATGAGCTGGCGGATTATCTGTGGGACCATCCGGTTCCCGTAACATACGCGCAGCTCGCAGGGCCGTGGCCGAAGTATGACCCTGTCATCAAACAGATTTTCCTGCCGCGCGATATTAAGGAAAACGATTATCTCGTGATGCTGGCGCTGGCGCGCGCGATTGAGGTTTACCGGATTTGCGATACGCTCGGACTTGACGAGATTATCGTGGAGACCGAACAGATAGCGGCTTTGGGCGAAATGGAACTCGCCATTGAAGTGGGCCTTAAGGAACGCGAAGGCGAAGATTCCCTGCCCGGACAGAAGCTGCTCGACGAATTCTGTTCCTTCATGGTCGAGGGCGCTGACGGGCTGACGGATAAAGTCAGAGGCGATTGCCTCGCGCTGCATCCCGAATATAACCGGCCTTACAAAAGTGTGGACGCATATGAAAAATGGCTCCGGCAGACGAAAGAGGCGCTGGACGGAGGCACTTTAAACCAGCTTATGCTCAAACGCGACCGCGATCTTGTGCGGCGCGGCGAAATTACTACCGCCGACGCAGACAAGAACGCTTCCGCTTTTGCGTCCCTTGAGCCGCGCCAGATTTACCGCCAGTACAACGACATGTATATTCAGGGCATGGAAAAAATGGGCAGGCTCAAACGGCTGTATCAAAAGCGCATTTCACGGGACAAATCGTGGAGGAAAAAGAACGAGGCCGCGATTTCAAGGCAGTTGTCCAGAACCAGATACTGCGGCACGTTCGTACGGGTTGAGGATTATCACGTTCCCGGTCAGGACTGATTTTTTGCGTCCGTGTTCCGCTTGGCGTGCGCGGTTTGATGGAATCACGAGGTTATTGCGTTGTATAAAAAGAACCGCCCGGCAAGGGCGGTTTTTTTATAAATTCCGCTCACCAAAACCCGGCGCTGGCTGGCACGACATAATGATTGCCGGCATGGCATAGCTCAAGCAGAGGGATGAAGTGTGTAACCCTGCTCAAGCAGGACAAACGAAGTCTGGACCAAAAAACTCCCCCCGGCTTATGCCGGGGGGACTTTCACTACAGAGAGGCAGGGGTTCAAGATATTTTTTCCTGCATTTTCCGCAGAAACGAGGTTATCTGCTCGATGTTTTCATACGGCAGGCGAATGCCGCGTTTTGTCCAGCCTTTATAGGAAATGTCATCCTGCCATTCGCGCAGGTCTATGCCGGTGGAATCACGGTAAATGGTAATGCGCGCCACCACGGACAGGCCCGGACGTTTCGCGAATTTGCCGAGTTCTTTTTCCTCCAGAGCCTGGGGTTCCTTAGGCAAGGCGTCGAGCGCGCTGAGCACGCCGACGACTATTTCCCTGCTCATCGTTATGCCGGAACGGGTGGGCCCGTTATAGGAATCCCGTTTCAGGTATTTCCGGATGGACGCATACTTATGGCCCCGGTATTCATCAATTGAAAATCTTATTTCGGAACCTTCCGTGGCAGGAAGAACGCCAATCTCCTCAAGTACTTTAAATCCGCCTGACAGCATAGATTCTCCTTGAAACAATTCCATTTAAAGCCTGATATATTATATACATATCGGCGCGCAAATGTCAACATAT encodes:
- a CDS encoding ATPase, T2SS/T4P/T4SS family; the encoded protein is MTETAQKTILIIDDDQDILELVRLFLGKENYRVITMSGPEGALEKVRAVVPDLILLDIMMPGTNGYNVCADIQKNSGLADIPVVFISALSGEEDRARAFTVGGVGYLPKPITKKKLLEAVSYHIKKAEEWQKIAKSSVDQKRQDATKRLATDFVSFKDFLIDRFGVTDSQAGQILPLRWDEVYSISLITHNDERAISRAMADYTGYEYIPIINPDDIKLGMLPISFCRSNSVLIISEGVKDDDDEELVSAAISNPFNTELTELLRSNISSLSRILVTEPENIRSLLNLDSGEVSSNLTIESAKAASHIVTGGNPEDIEKKPVLYISDRILESAVKERASDIHIEPKETSVTVRFRVDGDLHDFFKLKPMTGAMVVSRFKALSGMDISDRRRPQDGSFKIIVEHREYILRLATTSTLFGESLVVRVVEPGAKAVSLIERGMNLRQEQDLMELARRNSGLIMMVGPTGSGKTTTIFSLLANMDTQSRSLISVEDPIEYRIPNAKQHQVNEKAGVTFEALLKSSVRQDPDILFIGEIRDKASAKIAIDFASTAHLAISTIHTPNATSAIFRLERLGIERDVLSVTIIGIVAQRLLKRLCPHCRKLKPMSSEQISFLKLFSDKEITESAHPVGCYRCNNTGYLGRMGVFEIIKFDPDITEMIRNGVTISELRRIIGQQRKYQLIGESAIEKLQNFECSFQQVYDKILVEEIIYQPAVSPVEGLASLEPEQLDYEGYSPPEEGLAAPDPGVVIQKVLSNKGGVPARRQDAPAAPQSDEKPAPEKAGAPQSDPLPVQRQQEADGNAAGAQAVPAADTPFAPPSAVPPAAQAPVAATPVVLPGPLASPIKVPEFAAPVTIVGQDQMTFAPARKYVEPGGGGNSEARKPSVLFVDDDPDMRLLIGRILQNNGYAVTASTDGADALFHIAKENFDLIIADIEMPTLNGLAFASIIQDKGIRVPLIFLTSHNRQESESKAFSLGAEDFIQKPVQKEVFLMRIARALRRRVEA
- a CDS encoding acetate--CoA ligase family protein produces the protein MMKAVSAIFDKAFGEGRRSLSEAEVYAVFNALRLGTPKQAVLPMSDTGDSFIAGLPGEKAVIKISSAKTLHKTESGGVRICAKTDAVAVMAEMKAKFPDAEGIMISEYVEHAVFALGQELMLGARMDSGFGPILTLGVGGTDAEGLTKMLKPGTSPAIASAYALNTPDETQAFVKSAWIWKYAAGEVRGGKRLADDKAIAEWITAFAALMRRFDGNHGDWIIDEVEVNPLAVSGGRLVALDGVLRFKPAGEAEPARNVPTEKGVWSLLKPGTVAVAGVSESKMNMARIILNNVFGAGFPKEHLYILKDYNGEIDGVKCYRSCADFPEQIDMLVVAVPGAAVPKLLEEAGASGKINGLVLISGGMGEKEGTERVKDEVLEMIAKARQINPDFALSGGNSLGIVSNPSKVNTLFIPKEKMTPPLGSTPGHAKTAFISQSGAFVITVTSKYPEFRPEYCVTVGNQMDVTVPDYARAAAQDPEIKAILLYMEGLKPGDGLRLAETVAGAVKDGKKVAVYKAGRTPTGQKAVMGHTASIAGSFTVAKYLLEQAGAFVADTLEEFEDYAQMCAGYAAHGRGTGRLFILSNAGFESAAMADNIKPGSYLKPVYPSDGLKAKLAELLRAGKIDGIVDVNNPMDVTPMGPDFVLSGIAEAVLASGEYDAMIISPVPLTVVMKSIPSEGFGSKDGLPAKLGELARRYKTPVAFCAAAGDLYGPYRQAMAKEGLAVFTSADRCLRAFSAFFTQK
- a CDS encoding indolepyruvate oxidoreductase subunit beta, producing MKKDIILAGVGGQGTIAVAVMIADAAIEQGLNFRQSEVHGMSQRGGAVETQVRLSDKAIHCDLIATGRADLLISLEPLEALRKMNYLSETGTVVTALAPVKNIPDYPAMDTVLDQLRRAGRTVYTIDAEAVAKDAGSTRAQNVAVLGAAADFIGLKPAAIRKGIEKVFAAKGAAVVEMNLRAFDMGREHAAKLEA
- a CDS encoding thiamine pyrophosphate-dependent enzyme; the encoded protein is MKKMLLLGDEAVGQAAADAGLGGAFGYPGTPSTEIFEYLEKHASEYGYSAIWSGNEKVAFEEALGMSYVGKRAIVTMKHVGLNVAADPFVCSGVIGAHGGLIAAVADDPGMHSSQDEQDSRYYASFAKVPCYEPATQQQAYDMTREAFKLSEDFETPVLMRLVTRIAHSRAVVACQPPDENNGLGIADDPDKWVILPAHARRLYPAALNRYRRLGEYAENCRWNKIQPAANPADKTKGIIVCGTGHNYIMEAFEILGIAVDVLRLGFHPIPPKLLAKFLEGKSEVMLFEDGYPFVEERINGLAGAGPAVRGRLDGFIGETGELDPDRAIDCVARFLNAAKPQTKQVSVTIPARPPKLCPGCPHIDTFTALNDALETRQPARVFSDIGCYTLGALPPLNAINSCVEMGASVGMAKGAAQGGLKYPVAVLGDGTFEHSGLTSLLGAARENTPMTLIILDNGTTAMTGAQDSLANGAKLHSVVAGLGVDPAHLKKISPLPAKRGENAALIGAELDYAGLSVIIAERECIQIIGKRRTA
- a CDS encoding hexose kinase; its protein translation is MKRILVVNLNFAIDKTAVIDSLERGRVYRMKNVKTMPGGKGVNVARALQTLGAPAALMGFVAGHNGRWITEVLTKDGFNSICVPFSPGESRVCYSIADTNGVSTDFNEEGSPVPRQARDLFVRRYTAALGNCDLAAFCGRLMPGLPVSFFNQLIAIARTKNIACAADTSGAPLRAIVKAGPDLIRINREEFEFMARRPFTAENLGVLYAQASKNGTRHIMVTDGPGPTLAVSDGQLWKFCPPPVTVVTPVGAGDSCMAGLLYSFAAGKTRRKCAEFALGAAASDCLSLGAGIIDAKQCQSLARKVKSVKLGIIEIRNGQVRSANEKNAFAGR
- a CDS encoding PC4/YdbC family ssDNA-binding protein, which codes for MLSGGFKVLEEIGVLPATEGSEIRFSIDEYRGHKYASIRKYLKRDSYNGPTRSGITMSREIVVGVLSALDALPKEPQALEEKELGKFAKRPGLSVVARITIYRDSTGIDLREWQDDISYKGWTKRGIRLPYENIEQITSFLRKMQEKIS